A DNA window from Macadamia integrifolia cultivar HAES 741 chromosome 4, SCU_Mint_v3, whole genome shotgun sequence contains the following coding sequences:
- the LOC122077303 gene encoding F-box protein At5g39250 → MMTYGEILKVIFPLLDGKDLASCMCVSKQWRDFARDDYFWKCLCAKRWPSICKRPTPPPLSYQKLFQMFYKHDRHKTLPPPKLSFNDLEFFVDIWAEERVIFSEVVPGSVLQGGMKDLPPGICDMLRYHLEGPRYKMIIPVEPKFNIPQGQTVSVSVLVGRSDTNKVACIVNKSKFDYIDRTAYRALAFDYLVFSPLHPFISDTRAWVSLLFMEDGGDGVVDVFGFELDFCDVANSEAEVLWLLDMLDWK, encoded by the coding sequence ATGATGACATATGGGGAAATCCTGAAAGTCATATTTCCGCTATTGGATGGCAAGGACCTTGCTTCATGCATGTGTGTAAGTAAACAATGGAGAGATTTTGCTAGAGATGATTATTTTTGGAAATGCTTATGTGCCAAGCGATGGCCCTCAATCTGCAAGAGGCCTACACCGCCCCCTTTATCCTATCAGAAGCTCTTCCAGATGTTTTACAAACATGACCGTCACAAAACTCTTCCTCCCCCAAAACTCTCTTTTAATGACTTGGAATTCTTTGTAGACATATGGGCTGAAGAGAGAGTAATCTTCTCAGAAGTGGTCCCAGGCTCTGTCCTTCAAGGGGGGATGAAGGACCTGCCTCCTGGAATTTGTGATATGCTGAGGTACCACCTAGAGGGTCCCAGGTACAAGATGATAATACCTGTTGAGCCAAAGTTCAACATTCCTCAGGGCCAGACAGTTAGTGTCTCTGTGCTTGTGGGTCGGAGTGATACCAACAAGGTGGCTTGCATTGTCAacaaatccaaatttgattaCATAGATCGGACAGCATACAGGGCCCTCGCTTTTGATTACCTCGTCTTCTCCCCACTCCACCCATTCATCTCAGACACCCGTGCCTGGGTTTCATTGCTCTTCATGGAGGATGGGGGTGATGGGGTTGTTGATGTTTTTGGATTTGAGTTGGATTTCTGCGATGTGGCGAACTCTGAAGCTGAGGTTTTGTGGCTACTGGACATGCTTGATTGGAAATGA